In one window of Pseudodesulfovibrio sp. S3 DNA:
- a CDS encoding sodium:solute symporter family protein, which yields MEGKILGIAIYLGVIFYLGYKAWKKTRESTDYMLAGRSMNPFILAMSYGATFVSTSAIVGFGGVSGMFGMSLLWLTFLTIFVGIFVAMVFFGKRTRRMGLALNSHTFPELLGRRYKSKFIQQFTGVVIFVFIPVYAAAVLIGICRMLEVAFPAVSYGFWLLIVTAIVAMYVITGGLKAVMYTDAFQGSIMAMMMLILIITTYSMLGGVTEAHQALTDMVNLVPEKLLKGGLTGWTTGPNFQSPIGLTIYTTIIYGVGIGVLAQPQLAIRYMTVPSDRELNRAVAIGGIFILLMTGVAFLTGALSNVVFYKEFGKISIAMAEGNFDKIIPLYIDKIMPGWFSGLFLVAMFAAAMSTMSSQYHVGGTSLSRDFLEQHVKIGNEGSSMKLNRLGVTVAVIATLVWAWLLPGSVIAPATAFFFGLCAAAFLPIYVLGLYWKGMTKIGAKVSMVGGFAFSMFWLLFIHLKEAAPIGLCQAIFGKVTLVADAAPMSWMWMMQWVDPNVVALPVSLTLAVGVSLATRRIEEKHLDLCWEGLC from the coding sequence ATGGAAGGTAAAATCCTCGGTATTGCCATATATTTAGGAGTCATTTTTTATCTCGGTTATAAGGCCTGGAAGAAAACCAGGGAATCTACTGACTATATGCTCGCCGGCCGTTCGATGAATCCCTTCATCCTGGCCATGTCCTATGGCGCGACCTTTGTTTCCACATCAGCCATTGTCGGTTTTGGCGGCGTTTCGGGCATGTTTGGCATGTCCTTGCTCTGGCTGACTTTTCTGACTATTTTCGTGGGGATATTCGTGGCCATGGTCTTTTTCGGAAAGCGTACCCGCCGCATGGGACTGGCTCTGAATTCACATACCTTCCCAGAGCTCCTGGGACGGCGTTACAAGTCCAAATTCATCCAGCAGTTCACCGGCGTGGTCATTTTCGTCTTCATCCCGGTATACGCCGCAGCCGTACTCATCGGCATTTGCCGCATGCTCGAAGTGGCCTTCCCGGCTGTCAGCTACGGCTTCTGGCTGCTGATTGTCACGGCGATCGTGGCCATGTACGTCATCACCGGCGGCCTGAAGGCGGTCATGTACACCGACGCCTTCCAGGGGTCGATCATGGCCATGATGATGCTTATCCTCATCATTACCACTTATTCTATGCTCGGCGGTGTGACCGAGGCCCATCAGGCCCTCACCGACATGGTCAATCTGGTGCCGGAAAAACTGCTGAAAGGCGGCCTGACTGGCTGGACCACCGGCCCGAACTTCCAGTCGCCCATCGGACTGACTATTTACACCACCATCATTTACGGTGTTGGTATCGGCGTCCTGGCCCAACCCCAGCTCGCCATTCGGTACATGACTGTTCCGTCTGACCGCGAACTCAACAGGGCCGTGGCTATCGGCGGTATCTTCATTCTGCTCATGACCGGCGTTGCCTTTCTGACTGGAGCATTGTCAAACGTGGTCTTTTACAAGGAATTCGGTAAGATATCCATCGCCATGGCCGAGGGCAACTTCGACAAGATCATTCCTCTCTATATTGACAAGATCATGCCCGGCTGGTTTTCAGGACTCTTTCTGGTGGCCATGTTCGCTGCGGCCATGTCTACCATGAGCTCCCAGTATCATGTGGGCGGCACCTCGCTCTCCCGTGATTTCCTGGAGCAACACGTCAAGATCGGCAACGAGGGTTCCTCCATGAAGTTGAACCGTCTCGGTGTGACCGTGGCCGTTATCGCCACCCTGGTTTGGGCCTGGCTGCTGCCCGGAAGCGTCATCGCCCCGGCAACCGCCTTCTTCTTCGGCCTGTGCGCTGCAGCCTTTCTGCCCATCTACGTTCTTGGATTGTATTGGAAAGGGATGACCAAGATCGGTGCCAAAGTCTCCATGGTGGGCGGATTTGCCTTCTCCATGTTCTGGCTGTTGTTCATCCATCTCAAGGAAGCCGCGCCCATTGGTCTGTGTCAGGCCATCTTCGGCAAGGTCACCCTGGTTGCCGACGCTGCTCCCATGTCGTGGATGTGGATGATGCAATGGGTCGATCCCAACGTGGTTGCCCTGCCTGTCTCCCTGACCCTGGCTGTAGGTGTCAGTCTGGCCACCCGACGAATTGAAGAGAAACACTTGGATCTCTGCTGGGAAGGACTCTGTTAA
- the dut gene encoding dUTP diphosphatase, with translation MNKIDVNVQFLHPVWQENELAYATEHSAGLDLRACIDTDDLEIGPGEKAAIPAGVAIEIREPSVAGYVFSRSGLGTKDGLTVSQGVGVIDPDYRGEIKVSLLNTSGEVRRIKRGQRIAQLVFMPVFQAIITPVDVLGKTDRGAGGFGSTGKH, from the coding sequence ATGAACAAGATTGATGTGAACGTACAATTCCTGCATCCGGTTTGGCAGGAAAATGAATTGGCCTATGCAACGGAACATTCGGCAGGCCTGGATCTGCGCGCCTGCATAGACACCGATGACCTTGAGATCGGACCCGGTGAAAAAGCCGCTATTCCGGCCGGTGTCGCCATTGAAATTCGTGAGCCGAGTGTCGCCGGGTATGTTTTTTCCCGCAGCGGCCTGGGTACTAAGGACGGTCTGACCGTCAGCCAGGGAGTGGGGGTCATTGATCCCGACTATCGTGGCGAAATCAAGGTTTCCCTGCTCAACACCTCCGGCGAGGTCCGACGAATAAAGCGCGGACAGCGCATAGCCCAACTCGTGTTCATGCCCGTTTTCCAAGCCATAATCACGCCTGTGGACGTACTTGGCAAAACCGACCGCGGGGCCGGAGGATTCGGATCCACAGGGAAACACTAA
- a CDS encoding symporter small accessory protein, with amino-acid sequence MMLGFGSVEIALAFWLSIGATILCVVYGIVNWNNKGNEKPGEDA; translated from the coding sequence ATGATGCTGGGATTCGGAAGTGTTGAAATAGCGTTGGCCTTTTGGCTTTCCATTGGGGCAACGATATTGTGCGTGGTTTACGGAATTGTGAACTGGAACAATAAAGGGAATGAAAAGCCGGGGGAGGATGCTTAG